The following are from one region of the Littorina saxatilis isolate snail1 linkage group LG4, US_GU_Lsax_2.0, whole genome shotgun sequence genome:
- the LOC138963691 gene encoding uncharacterized protein, with the protein MVKEIIILYFQRYLSETSDAGGLAGPIAGAVVGGFCLLGLSVLVVGLCLRRAWSARSAEQVQSTTGTDTTATNHEEQPSVEMTTSTETNVDVSVGEGGDYDSLQYGTDDRSPYDTPVFAKQSDVYENADLDKKDNAYKL; encoded by the exons atgGTGAAGGAGATTATAATCTTGTATTTTCAGAGGT ACCTTAGCGAAACGAGCGATGCTGGTGGTCTGGCAGGGCCCATTGCTGGCGCTGTGGTGGGGGGATTCTGCCTGCTTGGACTGAGTGTTCTTGTTGTTGGGCT CTGTCTCCGTCGTGCATGGAGTGCCAGGTCTGCTGAGCAGGTCCAGTCAACCACAGGTACGGACACAACAG CAACCAACCACGAAGAGCAACCCTCTGTCGAGATGACCACATCCACAGAAACGAATGTCGACGTCAGTGTGGGAGAGGGAGGTGACTATGACAGTCTACAATACGGAACTGACGACAGGTCTCCCTACGACACACCCGTCTTCGCCAAACAGAGTGACGTTTATGAAAACGCGGATTTGGATAAAAAGGATAATGCGTATAAGCTCTAG